The sequence CCCAACGCAGGTTCGGGCGCTGCGGGTCGGGACCCTCCGTGGCCGCCGCCCCCGGAGTCCAGGGTCCCCACCCCCAGGGGGCGACCCCCCGCTTCCGGGTCCCCGAATCCGCGCGCCCCGGAAGCCGAGGTCACTCAGTCCTGGACCCTCGGCCCTGCCTCTGCCGCCCGAGCCCTGCGCTGCCCTCGTCCCGGGCACCTCCCCGAGATAAGCGCCTCCTGGGTGCCCTCCTCAATCTCCCTGGCCAAAGCCTGGGTGTCGCCGGATCGTTGCATTCCCATTTCGCGGATCAGAATGAGGCGCAACGTTGAGGACCAAAGCTGCAATCTCTGATCCTGCACTGGGCTGTCTCAGTGCCTCACATCAGCGCCAGGTCCTGCCCGGACCCATTTCTCAGCAGGACAGGCCGAGTCCGGGGTGGGCGCGGGGCCGGCCTGCCCCGCCATCATTCCCCCACGCTGTTGTCGCAGGTGTTCTTCAACGGTGCCAACGTCCGGCAGGTGGACGTGCCAACGCTGACCGGAGCCTTCGGCATCCTGGCGGCCCACGTGCCCACGCTGCAGGTCCTTCGGCCGGGGCTGGTTGTGGTGCATGCAGAGGACGGCACCACCTCCAAATACTTCGGTGAGTTCGGTGGAGGGCTGCAGGGCCAGGCCAGACCCGGGCTGCACATCCCAGGTCAGTCTCCGTCTCAGTTGAGGCTGCGAGAAAAAATagttctaggccgggcacggtggatcacgcctgtaatcccagtactttgggaggccgaggcaggtggatcacctgaggttaggagatcgagaccatcctggctaacacggtaaaaccccatctctactaaaaatataaaaaattagccgggtgtggtggcgggcacctgttgtcccagctactggggaggctaaggcaggagaatggcgtgaacccgggaggcagagcttgcagtgagcagagactgcgccactgcactccagcctgggctacagagtgagactccatctcaaaaaaaatataagtatatatatatatacagaaaactagttgggtgtggtggtggccgcttgtaatcccagctactcagtaggctgaggcaggagaatcgcttgaaccctggacgcagaggttgcagtgagcggagatcgtgccactgcactccagcctgggcaagaagagtgaaactccatctcaaaaaagaaaatacagttttagCAGGTTTGTCCACTGAGGAGCCTGGGCTGGGCGGTGATGAAAGCGAACCAGAGGGGACCCTGCTCTCAACCGGTTTACGACTGGCTCTGGACTAACCAACGTGTGATGGATGAAGCAAGAGATGTAAAAccaccaggcccagtggctcatgcccgtagtctcagcactttgggagactgaagtgggagaatcgcttgagcccaggagttcaagactagccttggcaacatagtgagaccccgtctctccaaaaaataaaaagaaactaaccaggcgaggctgggtgcggtggttcacacctgtaatcctagcactttggaaggccgaggtggaagggtctcttgagcccaggagtttgagaccagcctgggcaacatagtgaaatcctatatctacaaaaaattagctggttgtggtccagctacttgggaggctgaagcaagagggcCGCCTCAGCCGggaaattcaaggctgcagtgagctacgatcatgccactgcacttcagccttggtaacaagagcgagaccctgtgccaaaaaaaaaaaaaaaaaaaaaaaatcctcaagaaacCATGTCAGGAGGGCTGATCAGATTAGGGGAGGAAGGTCATTTGTACAGGAAAAACGCAGTTTTAAGCATCACTGGTTTCCAATGGTAGAGCCGGGTTTGAACTCAGCTTGCTTTTGGCCCGGATCCCAGCTCAGCCATGGGTGGTGGGCCAGAGGGAGGGTCTCTGTCCCCAGGTAGTGCTTTTGGGGGTCCCTCCAGCTTCTAGTTCTTTCTTGGGGCCCCTGTTTTGTTCTCTAGGAGTTGCCCCCCATGTTGGACCCCAGGGCCAGTCCTGTAGGTCTGTTAGGACACTCAGGACACAGACTTGAGTGTTTGTCGAGCTTCTGGTTCACAGGGGGCTCTGCACTTGACCAGGGGCGCCCCTGAGGCTGTCTGGCCCCGTGAGGTCTCAcaccttccccccaccccattccCCCAGTGAGCAGTGGTTCCATCGCCGTGAATGCCGACTCTTCGGTGCAGTTATTGGCAGAAGAGGCGGTGACGCTCGACATGTTGGACCTGGGGGTGAGTGCCAGAGGGGACCTGAGGCTCACCAGGGCGGGAGTTGTCCAGGCTGCGGGGGAGGGAGCGCTGGGGGACCAGGAGCCGGGCTGGGGTCCCTGCTGGCCCCTCACCGTCCCTCAATCCCTTGCAGGCAGCCAAGGCGAACTTGGAGAAGGCCCAGGCGGAGCTGTTGGGGGCAGCTGACGAGGCCACTCGGGCAGAGATCCAGATCCGAATTGAGGCCAACGAGGCCTTGGTGAAGGCCCTGGAGTAGGCGGTGCGTACCCCGTGTCCCGAGGCCCGGCtaggggctgggcaggggtgcCAGGTGGGCCCAGCCAGCTTCTGGCGTCCCAGCCACCTGGGGAAGCCGTGCCTGTCGAGGAGGCCACCAGAGGGCAGTGCAGGCTGCTGCCtgggccccaggccctgcttgTGTTTAAAGCCCTGGGGACTGGGGCAGGGACAGACGATCCTCCTCAGCTTTGAGCTGTGGCTGCCACCCACGGGGCTCTCGTTCCACCTCTCAAGATCCCCCCAGCCTGACGGGCCGCATACCATCCCCTCTGCCCTGCAGAGCCAGCCGCCAAGGTCCACCTCGGCTTCGGAGCCACCTCTCTGGATGAGCTGCCCCCAGCCCCCGCCCCATTAAAGACCGGGAAGCCTGACTGCTCGGCTCTTGTTACTCCACCTGGCCCGGTGAAGCCGGGAGCGTCCTGGGCCTCTGCTCACGTCCTCCAGTCCTCCATGTCCCCCTGGGAATAGGGGCTTTGAGTTCCCTGGACTGAATGCCCCTTAGGGCACCGGGAGGTCTGTAGGAAGCAGGCTCgagggggtgggtggggtgcAGCCGGGCGGGCAGGGTGCTGACCTTCACCCCACGATGGTGGGGAGGGTGAAGGTCGCCAGTGATGGGAACATCGGGCGGGGAGGGGTGTCCCCGCC comes from Macaca fascicularis isolate 582-1 chromosome 19, T2T-MFA8v1.1 and encodes:
- the ATP5F1D gene encoding ATP synthase F(1) complex subunit delta, mitochondrial isoform X1, producing the protein MLPAALLRRPGLGRLVRQARAYAEAAAAPAAAAGPNQMSFTFASPTQVFFNGANVRQVDVPTLTGAFGILAAHVPTLQVLRPGLVVVHAEDGTTSKYFGEFGGGLQGQARPGLHIPVSSGSIAVNADSSVQLLAEEAVTLDMLDLGAAKANLEKAQAELLGAADEATRAEIQIRIEANEALVKALE
- the ATP5F1D gene encoding ATP synthase F(1) complex subunit delta, mitochondrial isoform X2, with translation MLPAALLRRPGLGRLVRQARAYAEAAAAPAAAAGPNQMSFTFASPTQVFFNGANVRQVDVPTLTGAFGILAAHVPTLQVLRPGLVVVHAEDGTTSKYFVSSGSIAVNADSSVQLLAEEAVTLDMLDLGAAKANLEKAQAELLGAADEATRAEIQIRIEANEALVKALE